From Carya illinoinensis cultivar Pawnee chromosome 5, C.illinoinensisPawnee_v1, whole genome shotgun sequence, one genomic window encodes:
- the LOC122310368 gene encoding uncharacterized protein LOC122310368: MDADSELSHVDHEIWGDDIEDKFINMMYVDTLSGSLRAGKITARDHANYVARLTSLGFKMYDVTQVKGKIHRLKQMQRLFTGLMHQIGMGWDPDTKMVLGSDQHWANAIRANQKLKKFRTFGCPRYAKLRTIFGASVAMGTLHHASTEPPPDLDNEAHLDAEMRRRGQSLGIQSGGDLIHDGLMQFSMDMGQPSSCSSRRRQKERAIDKTDEEISKMCAAITCSYEASRKSYESRGEASGEK; encoded by the exons ATGGACGCCGATTCGGAACTTTCACACGTTGATCATGAAATATGGGGGGACGACATAGAGGACAAGTTCATTAACATGATGTACGTTGACACCCTTAGCGGTTCACTGAGGGCTGGAAAGATCACAGCTAGGGACCATGCAAACTATGTTGCACGCCTTACATCTCTAGGTTTCAAGATGTATGATGTGACCCAAGTTAAAGGAAAAATACATAGGCTAAAGCAAATGCAGCGTCTTTTCACTGGCCTGATGCACCAAATTGGTATGGGATGGGACCCCGATACTAAAATGGTTTTAGGGAGCGACCAACATTGGGCAAATGCTATTAGG GCCAACCAAAAATTGAAGAAGTTTCGTACCTTTGGCTGTCCACGATATGCAAAGTTGCGTACAATTTTTGGTGCTAGCGTTGCCATGGGCACACTCCACCATGCATCCACCGAACCACCACCAGATTTGGACAATGAGGCGCATCTTGATGCAGAGATGCGACGTCGGGGCCAATCACTTGGCATCCAATCCGGTGGGGATTTGATTCATGATGGCTTGATGCAGTTTTCCATGGACATGGGGCAGCCATCGAGTTGCTCCTCTCGACGGCGTCAAAAGGAACGGGCAATCGACAAAACTGATGAGGAAATATCGAAAATGTGTGCAGCGATAACGTGTTCCTATGAAGCAAGTCGAAAGTCTTATGAGAGTAGAGGGGAAGCATCAGGGGAAAAGTGA